The genome window GCCGTTGTCGGGGAAGGCGAAGTTGACCCAGACCTGGCGCCCGTCGGGCCGTGCCATGACGAACACCGGCTGGCCCAACACCGGGATGCGGTCCAGCTCCCGCCAGGTTTCGGTATCGACCACCAGCACGCTGTGGTGGCCGACCGCGGGCACGAAGGCCAGCCGGCCGGCGATGGCCCAGCCCTCGAGGTGCGGCATCTTGTACACGGGCAGGCGTTGCTCGCCACGGCCGTAGTGGTCGAGAATGCGGCGCACGCCGCCTTCGGGATGCCACAGATCGAGCAAGGCCATGCCGTCCTCCCCGAACAGGCCGGCGATGTAGTGGCGGCCATCGGGGGTGATCAGGGCGTCATAGGGCTCCCGGCCGATGTCGGCGAAGCGGGTGATGACGGGCCGGTCACCGGCCGAGAAGTCGGCGATCCAGATCTGTCCGGCCTCGAACAGGCTGAACACGAAGCGGTTGCCGGGGGCATCGACCAGCCCCACCACCTTCGAGCGGCGGCCATCCACCTCGGCCGGTATGTCGGCCACCGGTGACAGGTCGCTGGCACGGAATACCTTGACGCCGCCCGGGCTGTAGTTGCTGACCGCAATCAGCCGCCCGTCCTGGGAAATGGCGCCGCCGATGCTGTTCCCGGCCTGCAGGGTGCGCGCCACCAGTCTGCACTGGAGCAGATCCACCTTGCTCAGGCCGCCGTCGCGCCCGAAGACGAAGGCGTAGCGGCCATCGCGCGAATAGACCGCCGAGGCATGGGACAGATCACCGAGTCCCTCGATCCGCCCCAGGCTGCTGCGGCCGGTGGTCTCGATCACCTGCACGCTGCCACTGGCGCGCTCGATGACGATGCCCAGATCGCCCGTGCCGCGCGGCTCGCAGGCGCCGGCAGTGGTGGCTATCAGCAGCAACAGGGTTGCCAGCCACCTCATGGCCGGATCTCCCCGGCACGGAGCTGGTCGATGATCCAGCGGGCCTCGGCCTCGCTGAGGAAGGGCCGCCAGGGCGGCATGGCCGTGCCGGGCCGGCCGTCGAGCACCGTGCTCAGCAGCAGCGTATCGGGCTTGCCTGCCAGGGCGTCGGGGGTGAGGGCCGGACCCAGGCCACCCTTGAGGGTGAGCCCGTGACAGGAGCCGCAGTCCTGTGCGACGAGGGTGCGCAGCGCCGCCTGCCGGGCCGCGTCCGGAGCAGGAAACGCGGTCAGGGGGATGACGAGCAGCAGGGTAGCGCTAGTGAACCGCACGGTGCGACACCTTGGGCAGAGCGGACACCGGGTCCGACCCAAACCAGTTGAGCGCGTCGGCCAGTTCGACCACACGCCCGATGACGAGGATGACGGGCGAAGAGAGCCCGGCGGCCTCGGCCGCCGCGGCCAGTTCCCCGAGGGTGGAGACCACGCGACGCTGCCGGGGCGTGGTGCCCTCCTGCACGGCAGCGGCCGGTGTGTCGGCGGGCAGGCCTGCGGCGATCAGGCGTTCGCCGATCTGCCGGGCATGGGCCAGTCCCATGTAGACGACCAAGGTGGTTTCGGGATCGGCCAGGCCGTCCCAGTCCAGTGCCAGCGTCTCGTTGTCCTTGAAGTGACCGGTGACGAAACGCACCCCGCGCGCCAGTCCGCGATGGGTGAGCGGGATGCCGGCGTAGGCCGAGCAGGCGGCTGCGGCCGTGATGCCCGGGACCACCTCGAAGCCGACCCCGCGGCGCAACAGGTACAGAGCCTCCTCGCTGCCACGGCCGAAGATGTAGGGGTCGCCGCCCTTCAGCCGTACCACGACGCGGCCGGGCGCCGCCAGGCTGGCGAGCAGTTCGTTGATGTTCTCCTGCGGGACGCAGTGATGCCCGGGCATCTTGCCCACGGCAATGCGCGTCACGCCGGTGGGAACCAGGGAAAGGATCTCCGGCGAGACCAGGCGGTCATAGACCACCACGTCTGCCGTCTGCAGCAACCTCAGGGCCTTGACCGTCAGCAGGTCGGGATCCCCGGGGCCGGCGCCGACCAGATACACCCTCATGTCATCTGTCATCGCCTTGACCTCTGCTCCGTGAGGGGCGGCGGCGAACCGCCGCCCCCTGGCCCAGCGGGCCTGTTTCAGTAGATGTCGTGCATGGTGTTGTAGACGTTGAACTTGCCGGTCGGGGTCACCAGGCGCTTGTCCTTGATGACCTTCTTGAGCTTCAGGGTCTTGTCGTCGAGCACCACGATGGCGGATTCCTCGGTCTTGCCGTTCCAGACGGAGAACCAGACCTCGTCACCGGCCTCGTTGTACTCGGGTTGCACCACGCGCTTGGGTCCCTCGCCAAGCCCGGCCCATTCGGCAATCGGCAGGACCTTGAAGCCGGCATCCAGGTTCCTGATGTCGAATACGGCGACCGACTGGCTGATCTTGGGATCGGGATTCAGCGCCGTGTCGACATACAGATGCCGGGATTTCGGATGGGTCTTGATGAACAGCGAGCCGCCGCCCTGACCCTTCAGCGTGCGCACCACCTTCCAGGCATGCTGCTTGTGGCCCTTCGGGTCGGTGCCGATGACCGCGATGGTCTCGTCACCCAGATGGCTGGTGGCCCACACCGGCCCGTACTTGGGATCGTTGAAGTTGGCGCCACGTCCGGGGTGCGGGATCTTGCCCACCTCGATGAGTTTCACCAGCTTGTCGGTCTTGGAGTCGATCACCGCAATCTTGTTGGACTTGTTCGCTGCCGTCAGGAAGTAGCGGTGGGTGACATCCCAGCCGCCGTCATGCAGGAAGCGCGCGGCGTCGATGCTGGTGATCTTGAGGTTGTCGAGATCCTCGTAGTTCACCATCAGCACCTTGCCCGTCTCCTTGACGTTGACGATGAACTCCGGATGCTCGTGCGACGCCACGATGGCCGCGACGCGCGGCTCCGGATGATATTCCTGGGTGTCCACCGTCATGCCGCGGGTGGCGACGATCTTCAGCGGCTCCAGGGTGTCGCCGTCCATGATCACGAACTGCGGCGGCCAATAGGTGCCGGCAATGGCGTACTTGTCCTCCCAGCCCTTGAACTTGGAGGTCTCGACCGAACGCGCCTCCATGCCGACCTTGATCTCGGCGACCTTGGTCGGGGCCTTCGCCCAGAGGTCGATCATGTCCACCTTGGCGTCACGGCCGATGACGAACAGGTAGCGGCCTGAGGCGGACAGTCGGGAGATGTGTACCGCATAGCCGGTGTCTATGGTGGTCACGATCTTCTTGCTGTCGCCGTCGATCAGTGCCACCTGTCCGGCATCACGCAGGGTGACCGAGAACAGGTTCTTCAGGTTCAGGTTGTTCATCTGCTTCTTCGGGCGTTTCTCCGGCGGCACCAGTACCTTCCAGGTGGCCTTCATGTCCGCGAGGCTGTATTCCGGCGGTTGCGGTGGCTCGTGCTGGAGAAAACGGGCCATCAGGTCGACTTCGGCCTCGGTCAGATCACCCGAGGTGCCCCAGTTGGGCATGCCGGCCGGGGAACCGAAGTTAATGAAGGCCTTGAGGTATTCAGTACCGCGCTTGAGCGTGATGTCGGGTGTCAGCGGCTTGCCGGTGGCGCCCTTGCGCAGCACGCCGTGGCAGCCGGCACAGCGCTCGAAGTAGATCTGGGTCGCCCGCTGCTTCTCGGCGGCGGTGATGGGTGGTGGTGTCGGGCCCTTGGCCACTTCTTCTGCTTTCGGCGTCATCGCCGAGGGCGGGCCCATGTAGCGCATCTCGCCGGGCTTGGTGCCCGGGTGTCCGGTGGATTTCTCGGCGGCCATGACGCCGCCGGTGAGGGTCAATGCCGCCAGCGCTGCGGCCAGTGCCGTGCGGCGCATGCTAGGGTGTTTCATCGCCAGTTCTCCTTTCGTTTCCATGCGGCCAGTGGGGGCAGGGTCCGTTTTAGACCTTTCCGCGATCGTTGCCTTGATGTAGGTCAACGGCCCCCGGCTCCCCGTCCCGGGCGGCTTCCTGTTCCGCTGCGCGCCGCAGGTTGCTGTGCCGCTCGCGTCTGCGGCGCCGCTCCACCAGCGGCGGACACTTGTGGTCGTTCCAGTAGGTCACCTGGCAGTCCAGGCAGTAGTGGCATTCGTTGGCGTTGATCTCGCCGGTGGGTGCAATGGCACGTACCTCGCATTCGCGGGCGCAGATCTGGCAGGGATGTCCGCACTCCCGACGCCGCCGCAGCCAGTCGAAGATGCGAAAGCGGCCGGGATAGGTCAGCGCCGCGCCCAGCGGGCACAGGTAGCGGCAGAAGAACTTGCGGTTGACCAGCGCGATGGCCAGCAGCGCCAGGGCATAGAGGACTTGGGGCCACTCGCGCTGGAAACGCAGGGCGATGGTGGTCTTGAAGGGCTCCACTTCGAGAAAGGGTGCGACACTCGCCATACCCTGCAGGAACAGCCCCAGCAGTCCGAGCAGGATCACATATTTCAGCGCCAGCAGGCGCTCGTGCAGCATCTGTGGCAACTCGAACTGGCGTACGCCCAGCCGCCGTGCCAGCTTGTTGAGCAGTTCCTGCAGCGCCCCGAAGGGGCACAGCCAGCCGCAGTAGACACCCCGGCCCCAGAGCAACAGGCTGACGGCGACATAGCCCCAGAGCAGGAATACCAGCGGATCGAGCAGAAAGGTCTCCCAGCTGAAATCGTGGACCAGGGCATCGAGAAAGGTGAAGACGTTGACGATGGAAAGCTGCGCCAGCCCGTACCAGCCGATGAAGACGACGGTGAACAGCAGGAAGCCGTTGCGCAGCCAGGCCAGCTGGCGAGGCATGCGCACCATCAGGTCCTGCAGCATGAGTATGACGGTGAGCAAAACCAGCGCCACACCCAACACTACGATTTCGGGGTAGCGCTGGAGCCACAGATGCTGCCACAGGGGGCGACCCAGCGCCGTGCCGTCCTTGGAACCCGCATCAGTCTCGCTCATGGGCAGGCCGCGCGCATGCGCGACTTCCTGCAGGGAGCGGGTGATGGAGGCATTGAGCACCATCATGGTGATGGTCGCGCCACTGATGGCATCCAGCGTGGCATAGCCCTCGCGGGGCGCACCACCGATCTTGATGCGCTGGCGGACATTGATGCCCGGATACTGGGCGATGAAGCGCTCCAGGTCGGCATCCGTCACCCCGGCCAGCAGGATGGGCTCCTGATGGGCGATGATGCGCACGCCGCGAATGGTGCCCTCGGTGTCGATCGCCACCAGGGTGCGGATCGGCTTGCCCGAATAGGCCGGGATGGGCACCACCTCGTCGGTATAAAAGACGAAGCCCAGCACGCCGCGCGGGCCCAGTACGGTAGCCACCGGAGGATGGCCGTCGAATGCGGTGATGTCGCGGGCCCCGGGGAAGTAGTCCCGCACCAGGATTTCCAGCGGCGGCGCCTCGATGTGCGCCGCTGTCGCAAGGGTCGAGACCAGCCAGAGCAGCAGGGCCGGGAAACCTAAGAGTCGTCGATGGGTCATTCGTCATGTCACCCCTTGCCTGTTGCTTATACGCGGTGGGTCAGGCCCGCTCCTTGACAGGGATCAAGCCCCTGTCGGACAGTGGAAGCCCCCTATCGCACGGAAGGAGCCGATCGCCATGCGCTGGACAGCACTCGTTCTCTGCCTGTTTGCAACTGCGGCGCTGGCCACGGTGCAGGGCGCGCGCGTCGACTACACCCTGGGCGGCCAGCATTTCACCGGCTGGCTGGCCTGGGACGATGCCATCGAGGGCAGGCGCCCGGGGGTACTGGTGGTGCACGAGTGGTGGGGGCACAACGCCTATGCCCGGCGCCGCGCCGAGATGCTGGCGCAGGCCGGCTACACCGCCTTTGCACTCGACATGTATGGCGACGGCCGCACCGCCGATCACCCCGACGATGCGAAGCGCTTCATGCAGGCGGTGCTGGCCGACATGCCGGCGGCGGAACGCCGTTTCCGCGCTGCCCGTGCCCTGCTCGCGCAGCACCCCACCGTCGATCCCGAACGCATCGCTGCCATCGGCTACTGCTTCGGCGGCGGCATCGTGCTGCACATGGCGCGCGTCGGCGAGGACCTCGATGGCGTGGTCAGCTTCCACGGCTCACTGGGCACGGACCTTCCGGCCCGGCCCGGGGCGGTGAAGGCCCGGTTGCTGGTGTTTACCGGCGGCGCCGATCCCTTCGCACCGCCCGAGCTGGTGCGGGCCTTCGAGGAGGAGATGCGTGCCGCCGGTGCCCGTCTCGAGCTGCACGTCTATCCGGACGTGAAGCACAGCTTCACCAATCCCGAGGCCGATGCCTTCGCCGCGCGCTTCGGTATGCCGCTGGCCTACGATCGTGCCGCCGACCGGGATTCCTGGCAGCGCACGCTGGGGTTCCTGGAGGAAATCTTCGCCCGCTGAGCCCCCGATGCCGGTTCACAACGAGGACATCGCCGCCGCCTTCGACGAGATCGCCGAGCTGCTCG of Thiohalobacter sp. contains these proteins:
- a CDS encoding cytochrome D1 domain-containing protein, which gives rise to MRWLATLLLLIATTAGACEPRGTGDLGIVIERASGSVQVIETTGRSSLGRIEGLGDLSHASAVYSRDGRYAFVFGRDGGLSKVDLLQCRLVARTLQAGNSIGGAISQDGRLIAVSNYSPGGVKVFRASDLSPVADIPAEVDGRRSKVVGLVDAPGNRFVFSLFEAGQIWIADFSAGDRPVITRFADIGREPYDALITPDGRHYIAGLFGEDGMALLDLWHPEGGVRRILDHYGRGEQRLPVYKMPHLEGWAIAGRLAFVPAVGHHSVLVVDTETWRELDRIPVLGQPVFVMARPDGRQVWVNFAFPDNGHVQVIDTETHKVVRHLEPGPGVLHMEFTPRGEQVWVSVRDADRLRIYDTGTFDELGSLPARTPSGIFFTARAGRIGL
- a CDS encoding c-type cytochrome: MRFTSATLLLVIPLTAFPAPDAARQAALRTLVAQDCGSCHGLTLKGGLGPALTPDALAGKPDTLLLSTVLDGRPGTAMPPWRPFLSEAEARWIIDQLRAGEIRP
- the cobA gene encoding uroporphyrinogen-III C-methyltransferase, with amino-acid sequence MRVYLVGAGPGDPDLLTVKALRLLQTADVVVYDRLVSPEILSLVPTGVTRIAVGKMPGHHCVPQENINELLASLAAPGRVVVRLKGGDPYIFGRGSEEALYLLRRGVGFEVVPGITAAAACSAYAGIPLTHRGLARGVRFVTGHFKDNETLALDWDGLADPETTLVVYMGLAHARQIGERLIAAGLPADTPAAAVQEGTTPRQRRVVSTLGELAAAAEAAGLSSPVILVIGRVVELADALNWFGSDPVSALPKVSHRAVH
- a CDS encoding nitrite reductase, producing the protein MRRTALAAALAALTLTGGVMAAEKSTGHPGTKPGEMRYMGPPSAMTPKAEEVAKGPTPPPITAAEKQRATQIYFERCAGCHGVLRKGATGKPLTPDITLKRGTEYLKAFINFGSPAGMPNWGTSGDLTEAEVDLMARFLQHEPPQPPEYSLADMKATWKVLVPPEKRPKKQMNNLNLKNLFSVTLRDAGQVALIDGDSKKIVTTIDTGYAVHISRLSASGRYLFVIGRDAKVDMIDLWAKAPTKVAEIKVGMEARSVETSKFKGWEDKYAIAGTYWPPQFVIMDGDTLEPLKIVATRGMTVDTQEYHPEPRVAAIVASHEHPEFIVNVKETGKVLMVNYEDLDNLKITSIDAARFLHDGGWDVTHRYFLTAANKSNKIAVIDSKTDKLVKLIEVGKIPHPGRGANFNDPKYGPVWATSHLGDETIAVIGTDPKGHKQHAWKVVRTLKGQGGGSLFIKTHPKSRHLYVDTALNPDPKISQSVAVFDIRNLDAGFKVLPIAEWAGLGEGPKRVVQPEYNEAGDEVWFSVWNGKTEESAIVVLDDKTLKLKKVIKDKRLVTPTGKFNVYNTMHDIY
- a CDS encoding dienelactone hydrolase family protein; its protein translation is MRWTALVLCLFATAALATVQGARVDYTLGGQHFTGWLAWDDAIEGRRPGVLVVHEWWGHNAYARRRAEMLAQAGYTAFALDMYGDGRTADHPDDAKRFMQAVLADMPAAERRFRAARALLAQHPTVDPERIAAIGYCFGGGIVLHMARVGEDLDGVVSFHGSLGTDLPARPGAVKARLLVFTGGADPFAPPELVRAFEEEMRAAGARLELHVYPDVKHSFTNPEADAFAARFGMPLAYDRAADRDSWQRTLGFLEEIFAR